A genomic stretch from Pomacea canaliculata isolate SZHN2017 linkage group LG2, ASM307304v1, whole genome shotgun sequence includes:
- the LOC112557011 gene encoding LOW QUALITY PROTEIN: NADPH oxidase 5-like (The sequence of the model RefSeq protein was modified relative to this genomic sequence to represent the inferred CDS: deleted 1 base in 1 codon) → MCARRSSCDCCGCCENALSKEQKKAKRDDEKTFAWMEKQFRQMAGSNGSLDKEAFKKAFRLKKSFFADRFFQLFDNDNSGSIDLNELLRGLLKLTRGSPTDKLRFLFRVYDVDSSGTIDREELGTVLRSCMEESSLVLSEENLQALTDALFDDADADKSGEITFEKLKDQLEKHPGVMQNLTISAAKWLVPRKEEKRRRAPRHLSWTYIRNNLAKVICTIMFVLINMGLYALNAWLYRYSNWYIIFARGAGMCLHFNCAFGLFLMLRKSLTLMRNTPLARILPFDQHVMFHKMAGFAVVFFTLIHTAMHLANAIFYLQREKKLNLFEILFTLKAKVGWFYGFAPLSGVILDVILLIMFICSMEFVRRSGCFEVFYWTHKLYIPFYVLNILHATNFWKWIVGPGAIFLIECLIRLKMFWYARQGDMRIQSVKLLPSGVTQLIITRPSSFNYKPGDYVFLNIPAIAKYEWHPFTISSAPQMSGTFWIHVRSAGHWTRSLYKYFEDYKSSVVDAEEGMADNKEMYANCKKFKASFKSFRMGRPGVPLTRRNTKARRINASVKRRVREVKVNERVYVDGPYGTPSRHIFEAEHAVLIGSGIGVTPFASILQSIMYRFREAEVTCPSCDHRFCIEVPKSVMNLKKVDFVWINRDQRNFEWFLSLLTRLESEQSRDRENGLGHVLDMHMYMTSALSKADMKGIGLQMALDLIHEAEQTDLITGLQTRTQPGRPDFDKLFSHIANHAKGKVKVFFCGSPLLGKVLKEYSHKYEFGFSQEIF, encoded by the exons ATGTGTGCCAGACGATCGTCTTGTGACTGCTGTGGTTGCTGTGAAAATGCCCTTagcaaagagcaaaaaaaagCCAAGAG AGATGACGAGAAGACATTTGCATGGATGGAGAAACAATTCCGGCAAATGGCGGGATCCAATGGCTCACTGGACAAGGAGGCGTTTAAAAAAGCCTTCAGGTTAA AAAAA TCCTTCTTCGCCGACCGCTTCTTCCAGCTGTTTGATAACGACAACAGCGGAAGCATCGACCTCAACGAACTGCTGCGAGGGCTTCTGAAGCTGACCCGGGGGTCACCCACTGACAAACTCCGCTTTCTCTTCAGGGTCTATGATGTTGACT CGAGCGGCACGATTGACAGAGAAGAGCTGGGCACGGTGCTCAGGTCATGCATGGAGGAATCTTCCCTCGTGCTGAGCGAAGAGAACCTTCAGGCGTTGACTGATGCACTCTTTGACGATGCAGACGCCGATAAGAGTGGCGAGATCACCTTCGAGAAACTCAAGGACCAGCTAGAGAAGCATCCAGGGGTCATGCAGAACCTCACCATCAG CGCCGCCAAGTGGCTGGTGCCACgcaaagaagagaagagaagacgAGCACCCCGCCATCTATCCTGGACATACATCCGCAACAATCTAGCGAAGGTGATCTGCACAATCATGTTCGTCCTCATCAACATGGGCCTTTATGCACTCAACGCCTGGCTCTACAGATATTCAAACTG GTATATCATCTTTGCAAGAGGTGCTGGCATGTGTCTCCACTTTAACTGCGCCTTTGGACTGTTTCTGATGCTGCGGAAGTCGTTGACTCTGATGAGGAACACGCCATTGGCCAGAATCTTGCCCTTTGACCAGCACGTGATGTTCCACAAGATGGCGGGCTTTGCTGTGGTGTTTTTCACTCTCATACACACGGCCATGCACCTTGCAAACGcca tcTTCTACCTCCAGCGCGAGAAAAAACTCAACCTTTTTGAGATTCTTTTCACACTGAAGGCCAAGGTGGGGTGGTTCTATGGGTTCGCTCCCCTGTCCGGAGTTATCCTAGATGTTATTCTGCTCATCATGTTCATATGTTCAATGGAGTTTGTGCGCCGATCTGGATGCTTCGAG GTTTTCTACTGGACTCACAAGCTTTACATCCCTTTCTACGTTCTGAACATCCTCCACGCCACGAACTTCTGGAAGTGGATCGTCGGGCCTGGAGCCATCTTCCTGATTGAATGCTTGATTCGCCTGAAAATGTTCTGGTACGCAAGACAGGGCGACATGCGCATTCAGTCAGTAAAACTACTTCCGTCAGGG GTGACCCAGCTAATTATCACAAGACCGAGCAGCTTTAACTACAAGCCTGGAGACTATGTCTTCCTCAACATTCCAGCTATTGCGAAGTACGAATGGCATCCCTTCACCATCAGCAGCGCACCTCAGATGTCAG gaaCATTCTGGATTCACGTTCGCTCAGCTGGTCACTGGACAAGGTCTTTGTACAAGTATTTTGAAGACTACAAGAGTTCTGTCGTTGATGCGGAGGAAGGAATGGCAGACAATAAAG AGATGTACGCAAATTGCAAAAAATTCAAGGCTAGCTTCAAATCGTTCCGCATGGGCAGGCCCGGTGTACCGCTCACGAGACGAAACACTAAG GCCCGCAGGATAAATGCTAGTGTGAAGAGACGGGTGAGAGAAGTTAAGGTCAACGAAAGG GTTTACGTAGACGGACCATACGGGACACCGAGTCGCCATATTTTCGAGGCCGAGCACGCAGTTCTGATTGGTTCAGGCATCGGAGTGACTCCGTTTGCCTCCATCCTACAGAGCATCATGTACCGCTTCCGTGAGGCGGAGGTCACGTGCCCG AGTTGCGACCACAGATTCTGCATCGAGGTCCCCAAAAGCGTCATGAAcctgaaaaaa GTGGACTTCGTGTGGATTAACCGAGATCAGCGAAATTTTGAGTGGTTCCTATCCCTTCTCACACGTCTGGAGAgtgaacagtcacgtgaccgagaaaACGGGCTGGGTCACGTGCTCGACATGCATATGTACATGACCTCTGCCCTCTCCAAAGCGGACATGAAAGGCATCGGCCTACAGATGGCGCTGGATCTCATCCACGAGGCGGAGCAGACGGACCTGATCACGGGTCTGCAGACTCGGACACAGCCAGGCAGACCCGACTTCGATAAG CTCTTCTCACACATTGCCAACCACGCGAAGGGAAAGGTCAAGGTATTTTTCTGTGGTTCACCGCTGCTGGGAAAGGTGCTCAAGGAATATTCCCACAAATATGAATTCGGTTTCTCTCAAGAGATTTTTTGA